A window of Dickeya zeae NCPPB 2538 contains these coding sequences:
- the cas1e gene encoding type I-E CRISPR-associated endonuclease Cas1e, whose translation MAKGERLFVKVTRESLPQVKDKYPFLYLERGRLEIDDSSVKWVDSDANVVPIPVATINTLLLGPGTTVTHEAVKTATAANCAVCWVGEDSLLFYAAGFLPTADTRNLKLQMALASDEESSLKVARAMFAKRFPDAELEGKSLNSMMGMEGNRVRALYQQKAQEYGVGWKGRQFTQGKFQLSDLTNQVLTATNAALYGILCSAVHSMGYSPHIGFIHSGSPLPFVYDLADLYKEPLCIDLAFSLSREMAGHYDKHKVSDAFRKRVIVIDLLNQITADVNELMGVKHARRTRK comes from the coding sequence ATGGCTAAGGGAGAGCGGCTATTTGTCAAAGTAACCCGTGAATCACTGCCCCAGGTAAAGGATAAATACCCTTTTTTATATCTGGAGCGTGGGCGCTTAGAGATAGATGACAGCAGTGTGAAGTGGGTTGACTCAGATGCCAATGTCGTGCCCATTCCCGTTGCAACCATCAACACATTACTACTCGGCCCTGGTACTACAGTAACGCATGAAGCCGTTAAAACGGCGACCGCCGCCAATTGCGCTGTCTGTTGGGTAGGAGAAGATAGCCTGCTTTTTTATGCCGCTGGTTTTCTTCCTACCGCCGACACACGCAATCTGAAATTACAGATGGCCCTTGCCAGTGACGAAGAGTCTTCCCTTAAGGTTGCCAGAGCGATGTTTGCGAAACGTTTTCCCGATGCTGAACTGGAGGGCAAAAGCTTAAATAGCATGATGGGAATGGAAGGCAATCGGGTTCGGGCGTTATATCAGCAAAAAGCGCAAGAGTATGGCGTAGGCTGGAAAGGACGCCAGTTTACACAGGGAAAGTTTCAACTGAGTGATCTTACCAATCAAGTGTTAACCGCCACCAATGCGGCGCTTTACGGCATATTATGTTCGGCTGTCCATTCCATGGGATATTCTCCCCATATTGGATTTATTCATTCCGGTAGCCCATTACCGTTTGTGTACGATTTAGCCGATCTTTACAAGGAGCCGCTGTGTATTGATCTGGCCTTTTCTCTCTCACGAGAAATGGCTGGCCATTATGATAAACACAAAGTATCTGACGCATTCAGGAAGCGAGTTATTGTCATTGATTTGCTTAATCAAATCACCGCAGATGTTAATGAGTTGATGGGGGTTAAACATGCTCGTCGTACTCGCAAATGA
- the casB gene encoding type I-E CRISPR-associated protein Cse2/CasB: MVPHPTDTTTPAPERVSRAERFVSYVIDRINKDNGFAARLKRADNPATEYQSWELLANFGVDLEKEWERQPYCTVGAALAKAKPTANGRLPLGAAIAACFAEKNQSDQAKARLRRLLACTSTTESCRILRPLLTLMASRGVTPDFAQLLDQLLGYSGNRQEQIRARWAQAFYHHTEEVDETTTERSHD, encoded by the coding sequence ATGGTTCCGCATCCTACAGACACCACCACCCCAGCCCCTGAAAGGGTATCCAGAGCCGAGCGATTCGTCAGCTACGTGATTGATCGTATCAATAAGGACAACGGCTTTGCCGCCCGGCTCAAACGGGCAGATAACCCGGCAACCGAGTACCAGAGTTGGGAATTACTGGCAAACTTTGGTGTTGACCTCGAAAAAGAGTGGGAGCGCCAGCCCTATTGCACCGTGGGTGCCGCACTGGCAAAAGCCAAACCCACCGCCAATGGCAGGCTCCCTTTGGGTGCCGCGATTGCTGCCTGTTTTGCCGAGAAGAATCAGTCTGATCAGGCCAAAGCCCGCCTGCGTCGCCTGTTGGCCTGCACCAGTACGACAGAATCTTGTCGCATTTTGCGACCATTGCTGACGCTGATGGCAAGTCGTGGTGTCACCCCCGATTTCGCTCAATTGCTGGATCAGCTACTGGGGTACTCAGGTAACAGACAGGAACAAATTCGAGCCCGTTGGGCGCAGGCGTTCTATCACCATACTGAAGAGGTGGATGAAACCACTACGGAGCGCTCGCATGACTGA
- the cas5e gene encoding type I-E CRISPR-associated protein Cas5/CasD, which yields MSQSTQYMLLWLEGPLQAWGHDSKFGVRDTLNFPTRSGILGLLCCARGAGGPEIEWLAQMNNMSMEVRAYARADDKGQPYLREPTLCDFQMIGSGYDSKDPWQKLLIPKTSEGKPPQNSTGSKMTYRYYLQDAVFAVVLEVPQTQAKLLSDTLQNPVWDLYLGRKNCVPTELIYQGLFADADAAWQQAQTVAENKQRLPSYAVIEGEGDGDIITLNDVPVQFGQHKRYRDRRVTLVEIA from the coding sequence ATGAGCCAATCTACCCAATATATGCTCCTGTGGTTAGAAGGGCCGTTGCAAGCCTGGGGGCACGACTCAAAGTTTGGGGTGCGTGACACTCTGAACTTCCCAACTCGCTCAGGCATTCTTGGTCTGCTTTGTTGCGCCAGAGGGGCTGGCGGCCCTGAAATCGAATGGCTGGCGCAAATGAATAACATGAGTATGGAAGTACGGGCTTACGCCCGAGCTGATGATAAAGGCCAGCCATATCTACGAGAGCCCACCTTGTGTGACTTCCAGATGATCGGTAGTGGCTACGATAGTAAAGATCCTTGGCAAAAACTTCTTATACCAAAGACTTCAGAAGGCAAACCACCGCAGAATAGCACTGGTTCAAAAATGACCTACCGCTACTACCTGCAAGATGCCGTCTTCGCGGTAGTATTGGAGGTGCCGCAGACACAAGCAAAATTGTTGTCTGACACGTTGCAAAATCCGGTGTGGGACCTGTATCTGGGGCGCAAAAATTGTGTACCAACTGAACTGATTTATCAGGGTTTATTTGCGGATGCAGACGCTGCCTGGCAACAGGCCCAAACAGTGGCGGAGAACAAGCAACGGTTGCCCAGCTATGCCGTCATTGAGGGTGAAGGTGATGGCGATATTATTACCTTGAATGATGTTCCGGTGCAGTTTGGTCAGCACAAGCGCTATCGGGACAGGCGAGTGACGCTGGTGGAGATAGCATGA
- the cas3 gene encoding CRISPR-associated helicase Cas3', translating to MIRLTKRPPQTDNTAPAIHFENCPAKSWKQNDGTVVQGRSVLNHCQIVGEIARYLISRFPESMRNHLFPPGSEMTAGSHDIGKVSPTFVAKILSACGIDYKTIPELAEVNPELEKQWGGHAGVSQATAEEIGVPKYVAEILGQHHGFNPMVDDKRGNADIFGGPHWFDERKKLVAALKECLQTDWPTFDSAAQARIVAGLTSVADWIGSGEFFENPNEDWQPNIIAALNNAGFITPVIRKGLSFTEVFDPFNRSMQLREPQSLFIEQVSGPGVYILEAQMGMGKTEAALYAAYQLLVQEKATGIYFALPTQLTSNKIYERFNAFLEQIVSDQTPKRGLLLHSNAWLLQNTELGEEGSPGGSWFNQNKRGLLAPFAVGTIDQALMAVMNVKHGFVRAFGLAGKVVILDEVHSYDLYTGTILNELVAFLRQIDCTVIILSATLSQSRRAALLQQTATSTAYPLITAVPSAMEKNTPLEVGVPTVDSAPVTLQLCHESEPALEEALRRAAQGQQVLWIENTVAEAQQRYLDIASRATEAGCKTGLLHSRFTPQHRTINEDRWVTLYGRAGWQQRANCGRILVGTQVLEQSLDIDADFLVTRFAPTDMLLQRLGRLWRHTDTPRHASARPECWLLAPALEHALTLPHSAFGKSAMVYSPYVLCRSLEVWKDINAIRLPSGIRPLIDQTYAERSETGQWAGLLHELKNGSRFRTGEQAQQALAKLTLSKGGKTLPEHKAETRYRDQDTHDLLLLRSLRSQDGTTIIRLLDGTELTLPHSRHRLTKAEWRKLAVALNQQLVRVNPAYCPPKTAKHELEKLHLNEVFYLGRPEDDEALLRVAIVSHVGELLTLDGHPAGDKYILEYREDLGLRAISNKE from the coding sequence GTGATACGCCTGACAAAAAGACCTCCGCAAACTGATAATACAGCCCCAGCTATTCACTTCGAGAATTGTCCGGCTAAATCGTGGAAACAGAATGATGGAACTGTAGTTCAAGGCCGTTCCGTACTAAACCACTGCCAGATAGTCGGGGAAATAGCTCGCTATCTGATATCTCGCTTCCCTGAATCAATGCGAAATCATTTGTTCCCGCCTGGGAGTGAAATGACAGCAGGCAGCCATGATATTGGTAAGGTCAGCCCGACATTCGTGGCGAAAATCTTGTCTGCCTGTGGTATCGACTACAAGACAATACCAGAGTTGGCCGAAGTCAATCCTGAGCTTGAGAAACAGTGGGGCGGCCATGCTGGTGTCAGCCAAGCCACCGCAGAAGAGATTGGTGTTCCGAAATATGTCGCCGAAATCCTTGGTCAACACCATGGTTTTAACCCGATGGTTGATGATAAACGCGGCAATGCAGACATCTTTGGCGGACCTCACTGGTTTGACGAACGTAAAAAGTTGGTAGCTGCGCTGAAAGAATGTTTGCAAACTGACTGGCCGACATTTGATTCAGCAGCCCAGGCCCGCATCGTTGCAGGCTTAACATCCGTCGCCGACTGGATTGGTTCAGGCGAGTTTTTTGAAAACCCCAACGAAGACTGGCAGCCCAACATCATCGCTGCCTTGAATAATGCGGGTTTTATTACACCCGTCATACGCAAGGGGTTATCTTTTACTGAGGTATTTGATCCCTTCAATCGCTCGATGCAACTGCGTGAACCTCAGTCTTTGTTTATTGAACAGGTATCGGGGCCAGGAGTCTATATTCTCGAAGCCCAGATGGGGATGGGGAAAACCGAGGCAGCGTTATATGCGGCTTATCAGTTGCTGGTACAGGAAAAAGCGACAGGCATTTATTTTGCTCTGCCGACGCAGTTAACCTCCAACAAGATATACGAGCGTTTCAATGCCTTTCTAGAGCAAATCGTTAGCGACCAAACACCTAAACGCGGTTTGTTGCTCCATTCCAATGCCTGGTTGCTTCAGAATACCGAACTCGGCGAGGAAGGCAGCCCAGGGGGTTCATGGTTCAACCAGAATAAGCGCGGATTATTGGCTCCGTTTGCCGTTGGTACTATTGATCAGGCGTTAATGGCTGTCATGAACGTCAAACACGGTTTTGTTCGGGCTTTTGGTCTGGCAGGCAAGGTCGTTATTCTGGATGAGGTACACAGCTACGATCTCTACACCGGCACAATTCTTAACGAACTCGTGGCGTTTCTGCGTCAGATAGACTGTACCGTGATTATTCTCAGCGCGACGCTGAGTCAGTCCCGGCGTGCAGCACTATTACAGCAAACAGCAACCAGTACAGCCTACCCACTGATCACCGCCGTACCCTCCGCCATGGAAAAAAATACGCCGCTTGAAGTGGGTGTACCGACTGTAGATAGTGCTCCTGTGACACTTCAATTATGCCATGAGAGTGAACCAGCATTAGAAGAAGCCCTTAGACGGGCAGCTCAGGGCCAGCAGGTCTTATGGATAGAGAATACCGTTGCTGAAGCCCAACAACGGTATCTTGATATCGCCAGCCGTGCGACAGAAGCCGGATGTAAAACCGGCCTGCTACATTCGCGTTTTACCCCCCAACACCGAACTATCAACGAAGATCGTTGGGTAACGCTCTATGGTCGGGCTGGGTGGCAGCAACGTGCAAACTGTGGGCGCATTCTGGTGGGTACGCAGGTTTTGGAACAGTCGCTCGACATTGACGCTGATTTTCTTGTCACCCGCTTTGCCCCCACAGATATGTTGCTACAGCGTCTTGGTCGCCTCTGGCGACATACAGACACGCCACGCCATGCGAGCGCCAGACCGGAATGCTGGTTATTGGCCCCAGCACTTGAGCACGCTCTGACACTCCCCCACTCTGCCTTTGGCAAAAGTGCCATGGTGTACTCGCCCTATGTGTTGTGCCGCAGCCTTGAAGTCTGGAAAGACATAAACGCAATTCGGCTACCATCAGGTATTCGTCCTTTAATCGACCAAACCTATGCCGAACGGAGTGAAACCGGGCAGTGGGCCGGTCTGTTGCACGAGCTGAAGAATGGCAGCCGATTCCGTACCGGCGAGCAAGCCCAACAAGCACTAGCCAAACTGACGTTGTCTAAAGGTGGCAAAACCTTGCCTGAGCACAAAGCGGAAACCCGCTATAGAGATCAAGACACTCACGATCTGCTGCTGCTGCGCAGCCTGCGCTCACAGGATGGCACGACCATTATCCGTTTACTGGATGGCACTGAATTAACCCTACCTCATAGCCGCCATCGCCTGACCAAAGCGGAGTGGCGCAAGCTGGCTGTCGCGCTTAACCAGCAACTGGTGCGAGTCAACCCAGCCTATTGTCCGCCTAAAACCGCTAAACATGAACTGGAAAAACTGCATCTTAACGAGGTGTTTTATCTTGGCCGACCAGAAGACGACGAAGCACTACTGCGTGTTGCTATCGTCAGCCATGTTGGGGAATTACTGACGCTGGACGGGCACCCGGCTGGTGATAAATATATTCTTGAATACCGAGAAGACCTTGGCTTGCGGGCCATTTCCAATAAGGAATAA
- a CDS encoding WYL domain-containing protein, whose amino-acid sequence MSSTPKPPHERLAFLEMLAFWMGEVRNKDLENQFNITRQQAYKDFVQYQDLHPNYLIKLDKACYVFADGKQPQYFHGGLDDFLSWLETGYFVLAHLLPNACATRLELPERRISRQVIATLVKAIRQQLRVEVNYVSLSNPENEGRIFSPHSIVKAGSRFHVRGYCEKSQGFRDFVLSRFRDNAEIEGVSPHSIVQDEAWQTYVTLVLSPDPRLSPAQQDVLANDYQMENNQLRIKTRAALADYLLKEMQVNTKYLDGKPEAQQLVLVNRDDIKQWLFNS is encoded by the coding sequence ATGAGTAGTACCCCAAAACCACCTCATGAACGATTGGCATTTCTGGAAATGCTGGCTTTTTGGATGGGGGAAGTCCGTAATAAAGACCTTGAAAACCAGTTCAACATAACCCGGCAACAGGCGTATAAAGACTTCGTTCAGTATCAAGATTTGCACCCTAATTATCTCATCAAGTTGGATAAGGCATGTTACGTTTTTGCTGATGGAAAACAGCCACAATATTTCCATGGTGGGTTAGATGATTTTCTTTCCTGGCTGGAAACCGGCTATTTTGTACTGGCTCATCTCTTACCCAATGCCTGTGCAACCCGACTGGAATTACCTGAGCGTAGAATATCTCGCCAGGTAATCGCCACATTAGTAAAAGCTATTCGTCAACAATTGCGGGTAGAAGTGAACTATGTCTCGCTGTCTAACCCGGAAAATGAAGGGCGAATCTTTAGTCCACACAGCATCGTCAAAGCGGGGAGTCGCTTCCATGTCCGTGGGTATTGTGAGAAATCGCAAGGGTTCCGAGACTTTGTTCTGAGTCGATTCCGAGATAATGCAGAAATCGAAGGCGTATCGCCCCACTCCATTGTTCAGGATGAAGCCTGGCAGACCTATGTCACGTTAGTTTTATCGCCCGATCCACGGTTAAGCCCAGCCCAGCAAGACGTTCTGGCTAATGATTACCAGATGGAAAATAACCAGCTCCGCATTAAAACCCGTGCAGCGCTTGCTGATTACCTACTGAAGGAAATGCAAGTCAACACCAAATATCTCGACGGAAAGCCAGAGGCACAACAACTGGTGCTGGTAAACAGAGATGACATAAAACAATGGCTTTTTAACAGTTGA
- the cas2e gene encoding type I-E CRISPR-associated endoribonuclease Cas2e: protein MKLWFVEPRPNVFVSGVKDSVAQTVVDYLMQYSPAESGLMLFRSIPQPPGYEIRYKGEIRKPITHISGLQLIIETLKSL, encoded by the coding sequence ATGAAACTTTGGTTCGTGGAGCCTCGCCCGAATGTGTTTGTCTCAGGTGTGAAAGACTCCGTGGCACAAACCGTGGTTGATTACTTGATGCAGTATTCACCAGCAGAGTCTGGTCTTATGCTGTTTCGAAGTATTCCACAACCGCCGGGTTACGAAATTCGTTACAAAGGCGAGATAAGAAAGCCAATTACTCATATCAGTGGATTACAACTGATTATCGAAACACTGAAATCCCTGTAA
- the cas6e gene encoding type I-E CRISPR-associated protein Cas6/Cse3/CasE: MTELFASALHLDRAAVKALKMTDAYSLHRVVYSLFSDERTETEKLSHIQSGIVYADQGGDFQHRKVLIVSDRRPTTHVEGQYGNVRITPISDAFLSHSRYRFKVQVNPVRKDKQSGKRIAVKGRSHIAEWFLQRAANSWGFEVDPQTLQVDAIEVLQFKDKVGRLVTLGKAHIQGQFTVLDPLQFRNSFKNGIGKGRAFGCGLLQIVPIIDNPFA; the protein is encoded by the coding sequence ATGACTGAGCTATTCGCCAGCGCCTTACACCTTGATCGTGCTGCTGTTAAAGCACTGAAAATGACCGATGCCTATTCGTTGCACCGGGTCGTGTACAGTCTGTTTTCTGATGAACGCACAGAAACCGAAAAACTCAGCCATATCCAGAGCGGTATTGTTTATGCCGATCAGGGCGGTGATTTTCAGCACCGCAAAGTGCTTATTGTTTCCGACCGAAGACCGACAACACACGTCGAGGGTCAATATGGCAATGTGCGCATTACCCCAATTTCTGATGCATTTTTGTCTCACTCCCGCTATCGCTTCAAAGTACAGGTCAATCCCGTACGCAAGGACAAACAGAGTGGTAAACGCATTGCCGTCAAAGGCCGGAGCCATATCGCCGAATGGTTTTTACAACGAGCCGCCAATAGTTGGGGATTCGAGGTAGACCCTCAGACCCTACAGGTAGACGCTATTGAGGTACTGCAATTCAAAGACAAGGTTGGCCGTCTGGTCACGCTTGGCAAAGCCCATATACAAGGGCAATTCACCGTGCTCGACCCGCTGCAATTTCGCAACAGTTTCAAGAATGGTATTGGCAAAGGGCGCGCATTTGGCTGCGGCCTGTTGCAAATCGTGCCGATTATTGACAACCCATTTGCCTGA
- a CDS encoding antitoxin gives MERILAEKSIDIIELRKNPAKYCIDEPVAVLSNNRPAGYMIRARVHTAARFRPTAERLSEIAQNGQTLLQNASDKDLSEFSE, from the coding sequence ATGGAACGTATCCTCGCAGAGAAATCTATCGACATTATCGAGTTAAGGAAGAACCCAGCGAAGTATTGTATTGATGAACCTGTCGCTGTGCTGTCGAATAATCGTCCGGCTGGCTATATGATCAGGGCTAGGGTGCATACCGCTGCGCGTTTTCGCCCAACGGCTGAACGGTTAAGCGAGATTGCACAGAATGGGCAGACACTGCTGCAAAATGCTTCTGACAAGGATCTGTCCGAGTTCTCTGAATAA
- the casA gene encoding type I-E CRISPR-associated protein Cse1/CasA, translated as MENRFNLIDEPWIPVAVIGQVSLKEIFSNPQLRALGGNPVQKIALTKLLLAIAQSASTPSDDNDWRQTGWQGMAESCLSYLEKWHDRFYLYGEKPFLQMPAICKAKVKSLGVLSPEICTGNTTILNQSQKEHSTNDNDVDKAITIVVQMGLGLGGKKTDNTVVLTANYQGKKSEKGKSASGKAGCSVGATSSFGGLLHSFWLGESIVHSVWLNLFTTEDITELVMYPTLGVAPWEQMPTGEDDDIAQALKTSLIGRLIPMGKFCLLADDGIHYSDGIAHAGYLEGKADPTASVDFAQKKPKALWVNPSKRPWRELTSLLQFIEQGKVGGFDTPQLKRTLKRVSRSAEQFALWSGGLRVSSNAGEQYASGTDDYVQSEIWLSSHLLGSVFLEYLKHEMSQLEAIQKQLWGAVVRYFRQLSDIDKSGTGKAQPFVSNQAEKATSTFWQLCERRAQVLINACDSTDEAKRQRIQLHKTFAAYAIQVFDQMCPNDSARQMDAWAQSRPNFSKYLKAD; from the coding sequence ATGGAAAACCGCTTTAACTTGATTGATGAACCCTGGATACCCGTCGCGGTTATCGGTCAAGTCAGTCTGAAAGAGATTTTCAGCAATCCGCAATTACGTGCCTTGGGGGGTAATCCCGTACAAAAAATTGCGCTCACGAAATTGCTCTTAGCTATCGCGCAGTCGGCGTCTACCCCGAGTGATGACAACGATTGGCGACAAACCGGCTGGCAAGGTATGGCGGAGAGCTGCCTGAGTTATCTTGAAAAGTGGCATGATCGGTTTTATCTGTATGGCGAAAAACCTTTTTTGCAGATGCCTGCTATTTGTAAGGCTAAGGTGAAGTCGCTTGGAGTCTTGTCACCAGAGATCTGTACCGGTAACACAACGATATTAAATCAATCTCAGAAAGAACATTCTACAAATGATAATGATGTAGACAAGGCTATTACGATTGTTGTTCAGATGGGGCTTGGCCTTGGTGGTAAGAAAACAGATAACACCGTTGTATTAACAGCCAACTATCAAGGTAAAAAAAGTGAAAAAGGAAAATCAGCCAGTGGCAAAGCTGGTTGTTCGGTAGGTGCTACAAGTTCATTTGGGGGGCTATTACACTCCTTCTGGCTGGGTGAATCTATTGTTCATAGTGTTTGGTTAAACCTATTCACCACGGAAGATATTACTGAATTAGTGATGTATCCAACACTGGGCGTTGCACCCTGGGAACAAATGCCTACGGGCGAAGATGATGACATTGCCCAAGCGTTAAAAACATCGCTGATTGGCCGACTGATCCCAATGGGTAAATTTTGCCTTCTGGCTGATGATGGCATTCACTACTCCGATGGTATTGCCCATGCGGGGTATCTGGAAGGGAAGGCAGACCCGACAGCCTCAGTGGATTTCGCACAGAAAAAGCCAAAAGCTTTATGGGTAAACCCAAGCAAGCGCCCCTGGCGAGAATTAACCTCTCTATTGCAGTTTATCGAGCAAGGCAAAGTGGGTGGTTTTGACACACCACAACTCAAACGGACATTGAAACGGGTATCCCGTAGTGCTGAACAATTTGCTCTCTGGTCAGGCGGCCTGCGCGTCAGCAGTAATGCCGGGGAACAATATGCATCGGGTACTGACGACTACGTGCAGTCTGAAATATGGCTATCATCCCATCTGCTTGGCAGCGTGTTTCTGGAATATCTAAAGCATGAAATGAGTCAACTCGAAGCTATCCAGAAACAGCTTTGGGGAGCCGTTGTTCGTTATTTCCGTCAGTTATCGGATATCGACAAGTCCGGTACCGGCAAAGCACAACCCTTTGTTTCGAATCAGGCAGAAAAAGCAACAAGCACCTTCTGGCAACTCTGCGAACGCCGAGCTCAGGTTTTGATCAACGCCTGTGACTCAACCGACGAAGCCAAGCGACAGCGTATTCAACTTCACAAAACCTTTGCCGCTTACGCTATCCAGGTATTTGACCAGATGTGCCCAAACGATAGTGCCCGTCAGATGGACGCCTGGGCCCAGTCGCGTCCCAATTTTTCCAAATATCTAAAAGCCGATTAA
- a CDS encoding MFS transporter, with the protein MPLRSLQALCLVNFFMADVRDGLGPFLGIFLTEHHWKADDIGWIMTVGGLAGLVATMPCGLAADASRNKRAVLVACCVLITAATLLLWFFPNRYVVGFSQVITGVSATFIAPLLTGITLGLTGPSGFNHQMGRNEAFNHGGNMSAAMLAGALVIYWGTDVVFILMTGMAICATIAVLAIRHGDIDNRVARGLSGADDAASAPRLSVIITHPAVVTTGATLMLFHLANAALLPMLSMRVAAMPDGEMSAGVYAAATVIISQLVMIPVALFAAARAGKYGYAALITLALIVLPLRAALASVSAGPFFMIPVQVLDGVAAGLLGVAVPGYIVRLLEGSGHTNAGLSVVMLLQGIGASFSPALAGNIAATYSYRTAFAVLGGIALLALLLWWLRHLLAWDRQRQYD; encoded by the coding sequence ATGCCTTTACGATCACTTCAGGCGCTGTGTTTAGTGAATTTTTTCATGGCCGATGTCAGAGATGGCCTCGGCCCTTTTTTGGGGATTTTTCTCACCGAGCATCACTGGAAAGCCGATGACATCGGCTGGATCATGACCGTCGGTGGTTTGGCGGGCCTGGTTGCCACCATGCCTTGCGGGCTGGCCGCGGATGCGTCGCGCAACAAACGGGCGGTGCTCGTTGCCTGCTGTGTGCTCATCACCGCCGCGACCTTGTTGCTTTGGTTTTTCCCGAATCGGTATGTTGTGGGGTTCTCTCAGGTGATAACCGGGGTGTCCGCCACCTTTATTGCGCCGTTGTTGACCGGGATTACGCTGGGGTTGACGGGCCCGTCTGGCTTTAACCATCAGATGGGAAGGAACGAGGCGTTTAATCATGGCGGGAACATGAGCGCAGCGATGTTAGCGGGCGCGCTGGTGATTTACTGGGGAACCGATGTCGTCTTTATCCTGATGACCGGTATGGCGATATGCGCCACGATAGCGGTTTTGGCTATCCGACATGGTGATATCGATAACCGTGTGGCCCGTGGGTTAAGCGGCGCTGACGATGCTGCCTCCGCCCCCAGGCTTTCTGTCATTATCACGCACCCGGCGGTGGTGACGACCGGGGCAACACTGATGCTCTTTCACCTCGCCAACGCCGCCTTGCTGCCGATGCTCAGTATGCGGGTGGCCGCGATGCCTGATGGCGAAATGAGTGCGGGCGTGTATGCGGCGGCGACCGTCATTATTTCCCAACTGGTGATGATCCCGGTGGCGTTATTTGCCGCCGCCAGAGCCGGTAAATACGGTTACGCGGCGCTGATTACGCTGGCATTAATCGTGTTGCCGCTGCGTGCCGCGCTGGCATCGGTATCCGCCGGGCCATTTTTTATGATACCGGTTCAGGTATTAGATGGTGTGGCGGCGGGGCTTCTGGGGGTGGCGGTTCCCGGTTATATCGTCAGGTTGCTGGAAGGCAGCGGGCATACCAATGCCGGGCTGAGCGTTGTCATGTTACTGCAAGGCATCGGGGCGTCATTCAGCCCCGCGCTTGCAGGGAATATTGCCGCGACCTACTCCTACCGCACGGCGTTTGCGGTACTTGGCGGCATCGCCTTACTGGCACTGCTCCTCTGGTGGCTTCGGCATCTGCTGGCCTGGGACCGACAACGGCAGTACGATTAA
- the cas7e gene encoding type I-E CRISPR-associated protein Cas7/Cse4/CasC, with translation MVRGCFYKTKRDKEKNNKNTDNDDETGDESGEQQSNSSDTLLFLAPNEVKKIAQVFADNGFDEILTLKEKDQKKRVKQVSELINKSDMNALDIALFGRMVAQATSLNVEAACSFAHAISTHKVVNEVEFFTAVDDDPCKLRTDAGSAHMGSLEYNSATYYRYISLDLGQLKQTLGDSYELKYAIDVFVKALYEAVPSARQSSMTGGSYWDYARVLVRKGQRLQASFEQPVKSKGEGFLHPSKDELKSWLDKKEKLSGSLFGKQGDYEWGENLDYSIDHLIADLQSHL, from the coding sequence CTGGTTAGAGGGTGCTTTTATAAAACAAAAAGAGACAAAGAAAAAAACAATAAAAATACCGATAACGATGATGAGACTGGAGATGAGTCTGGAGAGCAACAAAGTAACTCATCAGATACCTTATTATTTCTTGCGCCTAATGAAGTTAAAAAAATTGCTCAGGTTTTTGCTGATAATGGATTTGATGAGATTTTGACACTAAAAGAAAAAGATCAAAAGAAAAGAGTAAAACAAGTATCAGAATTAATTAACAAATCAGATATGAATGCTTTAGACATAGCACTCTTTGGTAGAATGGTCGCTCAAGCAACCTCACTAAATGTGGAAGCCGCTTGTTCTTTTGCTCATGCAATATCAACGCATAAAGTAGTAAATGAAGTCGAATTTTTCACTGCCGTAGATGACGACCCATGCAAACTCCGGACAGATGCAGGCTCTGCCCACATGGGTAGTCTAGAGTACAACTCTGCTACTTATTATCGTTATATCAGTCTAGATCTCGGACAACTCAAACAAACTTTGGGTGACAGCTATGAGCTTAAATATGCTATTGACGTTTTCGTGAAAGCGCTTTACGAAGCCGTACCCAGCGCTCGACAAAGTTCAATGACTGGCGGTAGCTATTGGGACTATGCACGGGTTTTGGTACGCAAGGGGCAACGACTGCAAGCCTCTTTTGAACAACCCGTTAAAAGTAAAGGTGAAGGCTTCCTGCACCCAAGCAAAGACGAACTTAAATCCTGGCTCGACAAAAAAGAAAAGCTCTCAGGTTCACTGTTTGGCAAACAAGGGGATTACGAATGGGGCGAGAATCTTGATTACAGCATTGATCACCTGATCGCTGATCTACAGTCCCACCTGTAA